One genomic region from Pyrinomonadaceae bacterium encodes:
- a CDS encoding ATP-binding protein: protein MGLENFIEEALHQPNDYVAYHIGRELAKLHPEKAIIEGDTGSFDLEAFARAEKCAIVHETSLFNHIKTEWVAPEKPARHWIENSWLNVLWKGNLLDVVFVTFTSGCYLVRHHWIVADEREVADEFFAEVCEWSSEVRGEVLIFHDGEWMKNKELYESIKSATFDNLILRAGLKEEIQTDFAQFFASREVYERYRIPWKRGVLFIGPPGNGKTHTVKALVNQLARPCLYVKSFRSEYESDQENIRRVFARARATTPCFLVLEDVDSMIDDKCRSFFLNELDGFEANTGIVVVATTNYPEKLDPAILDRPSRFDRKYTFDLPGPGERAAYVKLWNNQLQPEMRLPGEAAEKIAQGTEGFSFAYLKELFLSSMMRWMADRRTDSFEAVVLEQRACLQHQMGAAEQTAREQASAASA from the coding sequence ATGGGCTTAGAGAATTTCATAGAGGAGGCTCTGCACCAACCTAACGACTATGTCGCGTACCACATCGGGCGCGAGTTGGCGAAGCTGCATCCCGAAAAGGCGATCATCGAAGGCGACACCGGGTCGTTTGACCTGGAGGCATTCGCCCGTGCCGAGAAGTGCGCGATCGTCCACGAAACATCGCTCTTCAATCACATCAAGACCGAGTGGGTGGCTCCCGAAAAGCCGGCGCGCCACTGGATCGAAAACTCCTGGCTGAACGTGCTCTGGAAGGGCAACCTGCTGGATGTCGTATTCGTGACTTTCACCAGCGGATGCTATCTCGTTCGTCACCACTGGATCGTGGCCGACGAGCGCGAGGTGGCCGACGAGTTCTTCGCCGAAGTGTGCGAATGGTCGTCAGAAGTACGCGGCGAAGTTTTGATTTTCCATGACGGTGAATGGATGAAGAACAAAGAACTTTACGAGTCAATCAAGTCCGCCACATTCGACAATCTGATTCTGCGCGCCGGTCTGAAGGAGGAGATTCAGACGGACTTCGCGCAGTTCTTCGCTTCGCGGGAGGTCTACGAAAGATACCGAATTCCCTGGAAGCGTGGCGTGCTGTTCATCGGCCCTCCGGGTAACGGTAAGACTCACACGGTTAAGGCGCTGGTAAATCAGCTTGCCCGGCCCTGCCTTTACGTGAAGTCATTCCGGTCCGAGTACGAAAGCGATCAAGAGAACATCCGGCGCGTCTTTGCCCGGGCGCGGGCGACGACGCCGTGTTTCCTGGTGCTCGAGGACGTTGATTCAATGATTGATGATAAGTGCCGTTCATTCTTCCTCAATGAGCTGGATGGTTTCGAAGCTAACACCGGGATTGTAGTCGTCGCGACGACCAACTATCCCGAGAAACTGGATCCGGCGATTCTCGATCGGCCGAGCCGTTTCGACCGTAAGTACACTTTCGATCTGCCCGGTCCTGGTGAACGCGCCGCTTATGTCAAGCTGTGGAACAATCAGCTGCAGCCGGAGATGCGTCTGCCCGGTGAGGCTGCGGAAAAGATTGCGCAAGGGACAGAGGGGTTCTCGTTCGCGTACCTGAAGGAGCTGTTCCTCTCGTCGATGATGCGATGGATGGCCGATCGAAGAACTGATTCGTTCGAAGCTGTGGTGCTGGAACAAAGAGCTTGTCTGCAGCACCAGATGGGAGCCGCGGAGCAAACAGCCAGGGAGCAAGCTAGTGCTGCATCAGCTTAA
- a CDS encoding HNH endonuclease — protein sequence MALNGRVLLLNQTYEPLGTVSVARAIIMAFKNTIFVEEWDGDRVLRSAHDEFPVPSVIRRRTYINVRRRREQAGMKRLRIYMRDKYRCQYCGEKKGVAELTLDHILPRSRGGDNSPVNIVTACIKCNNRKSNRTPEEARMPLLTTQTALRVKLERVVLCHYAEARAEWRKYLFMDAHDDREKRA from the coding sequence ATGGCACTTAATGGCAGAGTTCTGTTGCTTAACCAAACATACGAGCCGCTCGGCACCGTCAGTGTCGCGCGCGCAATCATCATGGCGTTCAAGAACACGATCTTCGTCGAGGAATGGGACGGCGATCGCGTGCTGCGATCTGCGCATGATGAGTTCCCTGTGCCGTCGGTGATTCGCCGGCGCACCTACATCAACGTTCGCCGCCGCCGCGAGCAAGCGGGCATGAAGCGCCTGCGAATTTACATGCGCGACAAGTACCGTTGCCAGTACTGCGGTGAAAAGAAGGGCGTGGCCGAACTGACCCTCGATCACATCCTGCCGCGTTCGCGTGGCGGTGATAACTCGCCCGTGAACATCGTCACGGCGTGCATCAAGTGCAACAACCGGAAAAGCAACCGCACCCCGGAAGAAGCACGCATGCCTTTGCTGACTACGCAGACGGCGCTACGCGTGAAGCTTGAACGTGTCGTGCTCTGTCACTACGCCGAGGCGCGGGCCGAATGGCGCAAGTACCTGTTTATGGACGCGCACGATGATCGAGAAAAACGGGCTTAG